The DNA window CTCCATCGAAGACGTAATGTTTCTCTTGTGATACAAGATGTATTCATGATCATGAGTGGACTAAATTTCTTCTTATTTCCAGCTGATATTAACGTGGATTTACTAGGACTGGAAATCTGGAATAATAAAAACCCCATACCagtgaaaaatatatatactctCTTGCCAGCATTTTGTAAGTGGAAGAGAGAAAACCTTGATTCTTACATACCACATGACATTGCACATCTCCTTGTGAATTATAATTTTAGTAACTATTTTGGCATAGCCTATGTTGGAACAATATGTAATAAGACATTTGGTTGTGGTGTTGAGAGTCTCTTGGAAGAGAATTTCTTCACCTTTGGACATATTGTGGCACATGAGATAGGTCATAATTTGGGCATGCCCCACGATGGGATATTTTGTACATGTGGAACAGAACCATGTGTGATGTCTGCTACAATGGAAAGATCCACAAAATTCAGCAACTGTAGTTATGCTGTGTTGTGGGAAAACACAGCCAGAACAAACTGTTTGCACAATAAGCCCAACCCTTCGGCTGTCGTCCCATTTAAGTTCTGTGGGAACAGGGTGGTTGATCAAGGTGAGGAGTGTGACTGTGGATCCCCGGAAGATTGTAAATATAGTCTCTGTTGTCTGCCTAGCTGTACTCTCAAGGCTGAAGCTTACTGTGCCACTGGGCTATGCTGCAGCAACCTGTGCCAAATCCTGCCATCTGGCACTCTGTGTAGAATTCCGGAGAATGAATGTGACCTTCCAGAATGGTGTAATGGAACTTCAGATGAGTGCCCTGAAGATGTTTTTATGCAGGATGGGAGCTCTTGTACTAATGGTGGCTACTGCTATGAAAAAAGATGTAACAGCCATGATCAGCAGTGCCAGAGAGTTTTTGGCCAGAATGCCAGGAAAGCATCTGATAGTTGCTACCAGGAACTCAATACTTACGGTGATCGTTTTGGTAACTGTGGAATCATGGACAATGTATACGTGAAATGTAATAGTTCAGATATCCTCTGTGGAAGAGTTCAGTGTAGCGAAGTAAAAAAGCTTCCCTTTTGGAGGAGTCACTATACTGCACACTGGACTCATTTCAATGGAGTCAGCTGCTGGAGCATTGACTACCATTTTGGGATGACCATCCCTGACCTGGGGGACATAAAAGATGGcacaagctgtggtccagagcaTGTGTGCATTAACAGAAAGTGCGTTAGTAAGTCACTTTGGAGAAGTGATTGTTCACCAGAGACCTGCAGCAAGAATGGAGTCTGCAATAATAAACATCACTGCCATTGCAACCCTGGCTGGAGCCCACCACACTGCCTGGTAAATGGCACTGGAGGGAGTATTGACAGTGGTCCACCTCCTGGAAGCAAaactaatgagagagagaaggacaaagacaaggagaaggacaaagacaaggagaaggacaaggagaaggacaaggacaaggagaaggacaaggacaaggagaaggacaaggacaaggacaaggagaaggacaaggacaaggacaaggacaaggacaaggacaaggagagggtgaagaaattacagaaaaatagCTTCATAGGTTGGttatttcctatttcttttgtggtttttctttcacttttatttctttggcttttttcgGGCACTACACCATCACCTGAGGACAAAGAGACGACTGAACCATCACTCGAGGAAGAAGAGACTAGTACTTCAACTTCAACCACTTCAACTACCACAGAATAGAACCATTGTTTCGAAACTGTCTTTACCATTGAATGGAATTTCCCACACAGTAACTTTTAGTGTCCTGGTGGGAGAAATGCTATTGTGTGTATTATATGCTACTGATAGAACATCCCAGCAATCTATGATGGGCCAGACAAATATACTTTGATCatgccataaaaataaaaactatcataTTGCTACTCTTCATAATCTGAAGAAATTATGTAACTTATTTCAATTTTTAGTTTACTTTATCTCATtttgatgtagcaggaatcttaaagagtcttgttaataaaatcaaacctgaggccagttattggggtgaatgctggaagatcagagaagcagaacaagccacagcttcctcaccttgccagttcctcagctgatcctgtttccttagactggaagcccctgtgtcctcatccaaatgaatctcagttgaactgcttcttgaaagcctgaaagcttcacttgccaaaagcttctagtttctggtcttcaccccttatatatctttctgtttttgccatcactccctgggattaaaggctcacttctcaCTTCttgggcttaaaggcgtgtgtcaccatgcctggctgtttctaatgtggccttgaactcactgaggtccagagggatttctgcctctgaaacgctaggattaaaggtaagAGtgtcactgcctaacctctatgtttaatattgtggcttttctgttttctgaccccaaataagtttattagggtgcacaatattttggggaacacaataccaccacattttctagttaaaaaaaaaagaacttttatgGGAGTTGCACCTTCTTGAATTACTGGCCAAAGGTGGTTCCATAGAGCCCTCAAAATTTCACAGCCTACTATTGCCAGTCCTTCAGTACTCTCCACATCTTGAAGGCCCTGCTGCTGAAGATACCACTCATTATTTGTGAAATAGTTCAATGAGTATTGACATTAGTGGTTCTTCCGTGGTCTTGTAGAACTGTGCTGAATCCATTCAGccctttttggggggtggggagtgatgCTGGGAGATTTTTAGTTACTCAGTAAGGGGTTATGAGTCTACTAATTGTTAACTTTTGTAGATCATATATATCAagaaattaatctatttctagTTTGGTggagaacagatttttaaattatatctttGTGAGCCTctggattttttttgtatttgttgcaACAGCttctttttcatctctaattttattaattcagaTCTTCTCTGTCCATCTTTCGGTTAATTTGGCTAAAGATTTCTGAATCCTGTTGACTTTCTCAAAGGATCAAGACTTCGTTTCATTGAatctttgtattttgttgttgctgctgctgctgtttgtttaatttcattgatgttagccctgagtttgttttctcaCAGCTTCTCTTTGTGTatgatttcttcttgttttcctaGAGCTTTCAAGCATGTCACCTAAGTTACTATGATGAAATTTCTTCAGCTTTTTTATGTTGACACTTGATGCTATAAACTTGCTTCTTAGAACAACTCTCATTGTGTCCATTTGTCTGagtatgctgtgttttcatttttgtttaattctaaaacacttttaacttttttactgatttctgtcttgactcaGTTTTCATTCAGTGGTTAGTTGTTCAGCTTTCATGAGTTGTAAACTTTCTGCTGTTTCTATTGTTAATATCCAGCTTTATTCCATAATGGTCAGATACAATGCAaagtgttatttcaatttttttatatgtTATATTGTTGTTGATTGTTCTTTTCCTCTTtggggggacccaccacccatctcctaaataaatcatacacagaggctcatttatacttataaatgcctgccttagctgttgtagaatattattttaaggtgtgttacttttgtttatgttgcatttgtttaactctgtgaagctgtcttactgtgcctgcctaaaacacctgatggtctaataaagaactgaatggccaatagcaaggcaggagaaagtataggcggggctggcaggcagagagaatatgtagaaggagaaatctaaaAGAAGAGGATAGAAAGaaggagctagagaaggaggaggtcatcaggggccagccacccaactagctacacagcaaaccatggagtaagagtaagatttaaagatacaagagaacaggaaaagttcagaggcaaaaggttgatggataatttaaagttaagaaaagctggcaagataTAAGCCAGGCTAAGGCCAGAGATTCATAATttagaataagcctccatgtgtaatttatttgggagctgggtggtgggaccccCAAAAtagtaaagcaaaacaaaacaaaacaaacaaacaaacaaaaccaacaacacttagcttggcttgtttcttgtcagcttttcttaattttaaattatccaatctatcttttacctctgggcttttccttttcttacttctgtaatcttactttcactcttaccccatggctggctgggtggctgggtggctggcccctagcatcctccactccttgttctcttggtttttcttttcctcccagatttttccttctacttattctctttgcctgccagtcccacctatccttgttcctgccttactattggctgttcagttctttattagaccatcaggtgttttagacaggcaactgcaacataaacaaaaataacacagcttaaaataatattctatagctGGGCAAGgatggcacacttctttaatcccagcactcaggaggcagagccatgtggatctctgtgagtttgaggccagcctggtctacagagcaagatccaggacaggcaccaaaacaaagaaacaaacaaaaactacatggagaaaccctgtcttgaaaaaccaaaataaaaatttctacaatattatatttttatatattatatttattaagtgTTGAGACTTTCACTGTGTCCTAATATgtagtcaattttggagaaagatcCATGTGCtgctgaaaaaaaatatatattctttaacATTTGGATGGAATGGTCTATAGATTCTGTCAGGTTCATTTgatttaaaacaataattaacTCTAgaatttctgtttggtttttgtctggatgactcaTCCATTGTCACTGTGTGAGAGtagtcaatatgtgattttaacTGTCGTAGCCTTTCTTTTATAACTTGGGTGCCCTTATATTTGGTGCATACATGTTTAGAATGGCTCTattcctcttggtggatttttggTGAGTGTGTACTGTCCTTCCTAATTTAttctgattaatttttgtttgaaatctattttaaaagatattaaaatggctacacctgttacttcttgggtccatttgcttggaatacccCTTTTCATCCTTTTCCCCTAAAGTGATGTCTGTCCTTGTTGGTGAGGTATGTTCCTTGGATGCAGCAGCAGATTAATCctgttttctgatccaatctgatagtttatgtctttttatttgggTACTGATACCATTAATATTTGCAGATACTCAGGAACAATGTTTATTAATTTCCATTATtctgtggtggtggttgtggctttttcacacttttttttttttttttttttttacaaacagtctggaattatttattccttgtgtcctGTTGGGTGTAGTTAGCCTTCTCTTCAGAGTAAagatttccttctagtgccttctatAGAATGGACAGAAATTACTTTTTTCgtttttaatcataaaatgtttttccttctccATTGATTGTGATTGAGGATTTTCTGGGCATagcagtctgggctggcatctctgGTCTCTTAGAAATggtagaacatctgtccaggtccttcctACTGGCTTGCAGATACTCCACTGAGAGGTCAAGTGTTATTCTAAAGGGTCTGTTTTTATATGtaacctgttcttttttttttccttgcaggttttaatatcctttctttgctCTATGTATtagcattttgattattatgtttcaggcatagttgttgttgttgttgttgttgttttctggccCTGTCTATTTGACATCCTGTatacttcttgtaccttgataggtaCCTTCTTTGTTAGATTGAgggaattttcttctatgatttgtttaaaaatattttccatgcctttgacttaggtttcttctccttcctctataccttCCTCTCATAGTCTTATGATAGTATCCCCCAcgttcctggatgttttgtgtctgggttgttttttagatttaacattttctttgatgaacTATCCTTATTTTTCTATCATGTCTTCATCATCTGAAACTCTcttttccatgtttgtttgtttgttttcaagacaggatttctctgtatagccctggctctgTAAGTCCtgcaactctgtagaccaggctggcctcaaactcagagatccacccacctctgtgtcccaagtgctgggattaaaggggtgcaccaccactgcccggccctctTCCATGTTTCTTAATCTAAAGTTTTTATTTGACAAcctgttttctatttctattttcatttcagtttggGTATTTTTAAACGGATTCTACTTGTTATTAGAGTCTTCTTTTATCTCTTGAATTATTTTCAATCATTCAATGTCTGTGTTTTCACAATCTTCATTAAGGCTTTTACTTATACCCTCTTTTATGTCTTCAAACACATTCATAATTTCTACTTTGAAAtcctttttcttgtgtttcatcTAAATTCCTTTTCTTGTGGCCTAACACAATAAGGTTGCTGGATGTTCACACGGCCTTGGTTGCTCAAGTTTGTGATTTTGCAGTGAATAGAGGCATCTGGAGTTCTGACATTTGGATTGTTTTTTTAGTGTAGATAGctagtcttgtctttgttgggaaTGGTTCATCATTTGGTTGCTGCTGCCCACTCTGAGTCCTATCCAAGTATAATCCATGTACAGTCCCAGGTAGATGGGTTAAACAAAATTGGAAGGATATTATTAGGGTAAGCCCCTCGGGGATGGAGATGGGCTAGGTGGAGAGGCTCTTACAGGCAGGTTTCAGCAAGGCTAAGGGTAAGTCTGGAGAGACTGGAGTAAGTTTTGTTTTGAGTTGTATTGTGTTGTTGTGAAGACAGATTCTGACTATGAAGactaggctgtctttgaacttgtatTCCTCCTGCCTGAGTATGATAAAACTGGCTTATAGGCATCCCCCAAAATGCACATCTAAGACTActcatttcttttgttctttttcttttttttttgttgctgttgtttttatttatgtttgagcACTGGGCCTTGTAcctgtgtggcaagcactctatcacttaTCTATATTCCCTAGGCTGGTGGTTAATTCTTTTaagatttgaaaaataaattcgtgtgtatatatgtgtatacacatgtatatgtgtgtccttgggagccagaagagggtgtgggatcccctggagctggagttacaggcagttgtaagctgcacAATGTGGACGGCTGGGAAGTCAAACGCCACAAGttctttttatctgctgagctatccATCTCCTCAGGCCCCcagcaatttattttttattggaacTAGTGCCTTTGCTTTTACTGTGTAAAGATCCGACTCACGGAATTCTCTGTGCCTGTACGTTTTCAATGCTATTTCTCAATCACAAAACACCTATCTCTCTTCATTCTGCTTTGTCACATGATGAGAGGAAGCCTCCAAGTtgcgtttctttctttcttttttcttttttggagctgaggattgaacccagggccttgcgcttgctaggcaggcactctaccactgagctaaatccccaacccgcatttctttattattagcCCTTTGTAGTAGAATGTTCCGATAGGGAATCCAGAGGGGGCCTAGAAACTTGTTTGGTTGGAGTTTCCATCAGTTTACCCCAGTGTCGACTCTCATCTATGAGCGTGAGCAGGTTTTAGGATCTGAACATGATAATATGTTCATTCATCTCCTCCCCGCATTAACAGTGTTGTCGACTTTAGAGATCCAGAACAGTATCGGACTACTTACTCCACAGTTCTCAGTCCCAAATGTTTGAATTCTCCACGAAATTGTGGAGGTTGCATCACCAAGATGGTTGTGTCGTGTCTTTAGAGATTTGGGCCGGGACGGCGGCGACGGCAGTGGCGgcggaggcacacgcctttaatcccagcactcaggaggcagaggcaggcagatctctgtgagttcaaggccagcctgatctacagtgagttccaggaaagtcgcaaagctacacagagaaaccctgtctcggggaaaaaaaaaacaaaaaaacaaaaaaaacaaaaaaacaaccaaaacaaaaaacaaacaaacaaaaaacccaaatatatatatttgggccTTAGAGTGATAGGATAAACTCCAAAACTCTGTGTTTGAGTATCTTCAATCTCTTCCTTTTGATGTCTAGCCATAGTGATGAGAGCTACGCATTTTGTTCATTAACTTGTGTTCATCTCAGGGTGTTCTTCAATAGGGAATTGAACTCTGTGTGACACAGAATATAACTTAGTCAAATTCATCACAGAATTTTATTACCGCCCATTAGATCTTGGGGACAGGATTTAGACTTAGGTAGAATTCCTTTAAAGTCATGACAGTCAATTACTGtccttttttgtttataaaataggaCTGTGGGTGTACTTAAAGGAAGTCTATGTTGGAtggtattttttttgtttttgtttttgttttttgaga is part of the Onychomys torridus chromosome 17, mOncTor1.1, whole genome shotgun sequence genome and encodes:
- the LOC118597736 gene encoding disintegrin and metalloproteinase domain-containing protein 24-like, which produces MEFQAPIYTLDKVAMSEALVQVRISLLQVWWKVLFFPSVWPLSWCAEFKSLPEVVIPLRVAVSSRDMSLAGWKSYRLHVGGQRHIISMKPKNFLVSRHLSVFTYSDQGVLFEDQPFVQNDCYYLGFVEGDPESVVALTTCFGGLQGTLQINDTTYEIKPKSPSSTFEHLVYKIDNDKAQLPSMRCGLPDEERAGQARLQEDDDSPVAQIVYGDWWTHRLHIELALVIDHRQFLHRRRNVSLVIQDVFMIMSGLNFFLFPADINVDLLGLEIWNNKNPIPVKNIYTLLPAFCKWKRENLDSYIPHDIAHLLVNYNFSNYFGIAYVGTICNKTFGCGVESLLEENFFTFGHIVAHEIGHNLGMPHDGIFCTCGTEPCVMSATMERSTKFSNCSYAVLWENTARTNCLHNKPNPSAVVPFKFCGNRVVDQGEECDCGSPEDCKYSLCCLPSCTLKAEAYCATGLCCSNLCQILPSGTLCRIPENECDLPEWCNGTSDECPEDVFMQDGSSCTNGGYCYEKRCNSHDQQCQRVFGQNARKASDSCYQELNTYGDRFGNCGIMDNVYVKCNSSDILCGRVQCSEVKKLPFWRSHYTAHWTHFNGVSCWSIDYHFGMTIPDLGDIKDGTSCGPEHVCINRKCVSKSLWRSDCSPETCSKNGVCNNKHHCHCNPGWSPPHCLVNGTGGSIDSGPPPGSFNILSLLYVLAF